Proteins encoded together in one Nocardioides marinisabuli window:
- a CDS encoding ABC transporter substrate-binding protein has protein sequence MRSRTTGALAALAVTAAVSLSACGGGGNAADGTTELKLLTPIFEGESGKQVLEEELLPQFEKENPGVTVSVDYTDYGSLNEKLTTSIASGLVPDVMMMGVGWIEGFADKGVLQGLGEFGIDYDELSDEVTAEVLDAGMWEDELYAVPIMLDTRIGIARKDLLAEAGFDEPPADWEEMREYAVALTERDGDKLQQAGLDVMTLDPRQMFEVLLFSNGGSLFNDDLSAPAFNSPEGVEALQYVVDLVREDRVEDIGYSSADVDTYPVVNGRAAMMIGHNDVWVKAQASNPKVAEQLVPFMVDGTEEAMFHGGTLVAMSARSQEKEAAAALLEFLTSAEASLAASEQRGNVPARTELLESDYVQSNPMVQFAMENLDKAHPEGGVPEWLEIRGDFAAAVEAALLGQKTPQEALDDLAADAQAAMDRS, from the coding sequence ATGAGAAGCAGGACAACCGGGGCCCTCGCGGCTCTCGCCGTGACCGCCGCCGTGAGCCTGTCGGCCTGCGGTGGCGGGGGCAACGCCGCCGACGGCACCACCGAGCTGAAGCTGCTCACCCCGATCTTCGAGGGTGAGAGCGGCAAGCAGGTGCTCGAGGAGGAGCTCCTGCCGCAGTTCGAGAAGGAGAACCCGGGCGTCACCGTCTCGGTCGACTACACCGACTACGGCAGCCTCAACGAGAAGCTGACCACCTCGATCGCCAGCGGCCTGGTGCCCGACGTGATGATGATGGGCGTCGGCTGGATCGAGGGCTTCGCCGACAAGGGCGTGCTCCAGGGCCTCGGCGAGTTCGGCATCGACTACGACGAGCTGTCCGACGAGGTCACCGCCGAGGTGCTCGACGCCGGCATGTGGGAGGACGAGCTCTACGCCGTCCCGATCATGCTCGACACCCGCATCGGCATCGCCCGCAAGGACCTGCTGGCCGAGGCCGGCTTCGACGAGCCGCCCGCCGACTGGGAGGAGATGCGCGAGTACGCCGTCGCCCTCACCGAGCGCGACGGCGACAAGCTCCAGCAGGCCGGTCTCGACGTGATGACCCTCGACCCGCGCCAGATGTTCGAGGTGCTGCTCTTCTCCAACGGCGGCAGCCTCTTCAACGACGACCTGAGCGCGCCGGCCTTCAACTCGCCCGAGGGCGTCGAGGCCCTGCAGTACGTCGTCGACCTGGTGCGCGAGGACCGCGTCGAGGACATCGGCTACTCCAGCGCCGACGTCGACACCTACCCGGTGGTCAACGGCCGCGCGGCGATGATGATCGGCCACAACGACGTGTGGGTGAAGGCCCAGGCCTCCAACCCCAAGGTCGCCGAGCAGCTGGTGCCCTTCATGGTCGACGGCACCGAGGAGGCCATGTTCCACGGCGGCACCCTGGTGGCCATGTCGGCCCGCTCGCAGGAGAAGGAGGCGGCCGCGGCCCTGCTGGAGTTCCTCACCAGCGCCGAGGCCTCGCTGGCCGCCAGCGAGCAGCGCGGCAACGTGCCGGCCCGCACCGAGCTGCTGGAGTCCGACTACGTGCAGTCCAACCCGATGGTGCAGTTCGCCATGGAGAACCTCGACAAGGCCCACCCCGAGGGTGGCGTGCCCGAGTGGCTCGAGATCCGTGGTGACTTCGCGGCGGCCGTCGAGGCCGCGCTCCTGGGCCAGAAGACGCCCCAGGAGGCGCTCGACGACCTGGCCGCGGACGCCCAGGCGGCGATGGACCGCTCCTGA
- a CDS encoding carbohydrate ABC transporter permease, which produces MTQTAHDAAQLAAPAARDAGPPPRGRGSMARTQRRTGWLMVAPAVIHVGMWIALPVLATIVLSFTDYSVFDSPRFIGLDNYTELWNDDVFRKATINTIVYTFFTVPFSMAIAVVIAVLLNQKLRGRAIYRAAFFLPQVTATVAIAMVWLWMYDPQFGLFNGFLSFFGIPGQAWLANPDFALGSVILVGIWQGIGLKMLIYIAALQNIDPGLYEAASMDGASSVRQFFSITLPMLKPATFFVFVVSIISAFQVFDQIYVLTNGGPANATTMMTYEVYRSAFQNFRMGMACAQSVVLFAFLLVLTVVNRRLTGGDEA; this is translated from the coding sequence ATGACCCAGACAGCGCATGACGCGGCCCAGCTGGCCGCCCCCGCCGCCCGAGACGCCGGCCCGCCCCCGCGGGGCCGTGGCTCGATGGCGCGCACGCAGAGGCGGACCGGGTGGCTGATGGTCGCCCCCGCGGTGATCCACGTGGGCATGTGGATCGCCCTGCCGGTGCTCGCCACGATCGTCCTCAGCTTCACCGACTACTCGGTCTTCGACAGCCCGCGGTTCATCGGCCTCGACAACTACACCGAGCTCTGGAACGACGACGTCTTCCGCAAGGCGACGATCAACACGATCGTCTACACCTTCTTCACCGTCCCGTTCTCGATGGCCATCGCGGTGGTGATCGCGGTGCTGCTGAACCAGAAGCTGCGCGGCCGGGCGATCTACCGGGCGGCGTTCTTCCTGCCCCAGGTCACCGCCACCGTCGCGATCGCCATGGTCTGGCTGTGGATGTACGACCCGCAGTTCGGCCTCTTCAACGGGTTCCTGTCGTTCTTCGGCATCCCGGGCCAGGCGTGGTTGGCCAACCCCGACTTCGCGCTCGGCTCGGTGATCCTGGTCGGGATCTGGCAGGGCATCGGCCTGAAGATGCTGATCTACATCGCGGCCCTGCAGAACATCGACCCCGGTCTCTACGAGGCCGCCTCGATGGACGGCGCCTCGAGCGTGCGCCAGTTCTTCTCCATCACCCTGCCGATGCTCAAGCCGGCCACGTTCTTCGTGTTCGTCGTCTCGATCATCTCGGCGTTCCAGGTCTTCGACCAGATCTACGTGCTGACCAACGGCGGACCCGCCAACGCGACCACGATGATGACCTACGAGGTCTACCGCAGCGCCTTCCAGAACTTCCGGATGGGCATGGCCTGCGCGCAGTCGGTCGTCCTCTTCGCCTTCCTGCTGGTCCTGACCGTGGTCAACCGACGACTCACCGGAGGCGACGAGGCATGA
- a CDS encoding carbohydrate ABC transporter permease: protein MSTTAPHLDAPEAQTAPSAPPHAPQSRRPKPVARVVLHVVLALSALTMILPFAWMILTSLKTPADLAQFPPSFLPEDWAWSNYSEALQAAPFATYFRNSMIISVGHTVITVVFGAMAGYALARVQFRGRELIFLAFVAMLMIPTYTKIVPQFLIVKFMPLFGGNDIFGQGGSGWLDSWWALIVPGGLSPFAIFLFRQFYLSLPKELEEAARLDGAGELAIWARVYTPLIKPAIATVSLLTFQDSWNNFLWPLLVTTRDDLRVIQVGLAVFQQEGTTQWAYLMAGTTLATVPMVLLFLFAQRYFIQGFTNAGIK from the coding sequence ATGAGCACCACCGCACCCCACCTGGACGCCCCCGAGGCGCAGACCGCCCCGAGCGCACCGCCCCACGCCCCGCAGAGCCGGCGGCCCAAGCCGGTGGCCCGCGTGGTCCTGCACGTGGTCCTGGCGCTCTCGGCGCTGACGATGATCCTGCCCTTCGCCTGGATGATCCTGACGTCGCTGAAGACGCCCGCCGACCTGGCGCAGTTCCCGCCGTCGTTCCTGCCCGAGGACTGGGCCTGGAGCAACTACTCCGAGGCGCTGCAGGCGGCCCCGTTCGCCACCTACTTCCGCAACAGCATGATCATCTCGGTGGGCCACACCGTCATCACCGTCGTCTTCGGCGCGATGGCCGGCTACGCCCTGGCCCGGGTCCAGTTCCGGGGCCGCGAGCTGATCTTCCTGGCCTTCGTCGCGATGCTGATGATCCCGACGTACACCAAGATCGTGCCGCAGTTCCTGATCGTGAAGTTCATGCCGCTCTTCGGCGGCAACGACATCTTCGGCCAGGGCGGCAGCGGCTGGCTCGACTCCTGGTGGGCGCTGATCGTGCCCGGCGGGCTGAGCCCCTTCGCGATCTTCCTGTTCCGCCAGTTCTACCTCTCGCTGCCCAAGGAGCTGGAGGAGGCCGCCCGCCTCGACGGGGCCGGCGAGCTGGCGATCTGGGCGCGGGTCTACACCCCGCTCATCAAGCCGGCCATCGCCACGGTGTCCCTGCTGACCTTCCAGGACAGCTGGAACAACTTCCTGTGGCCGCTGCTGGTCACCACCCGTGACGACCTGCGCGTGATCCAGGTCGGCCTGGCGGTCTTCCAGCAGGAGGGCACCACCCAGTGGGCCTACCTGATGGCCGGCACCACCCTGGCGACCGTGCCGATGGTGCTGCTCTTCCTCTTCGCCCAGCGCTACTTCATCCAGGGCTTCACCAACGCCGGCATCAAGTAG
- a CDS encoding SDR family NAD(P)-dependent oxidoreductase — MTLDLTGRRALVTGGGSGIGRAVVAALVEAGADVAVHYAHSSEGAAQAVADAEAAGRRAVAIGADLTDSAQAQRCVEEATAYLGGLDVLVNNAGHLVGRSPVEEMSDEFFRQVIDLNISTAFFVTRAATKALRASGSGRVVNMASLAAENGGGPGSVAYATAKAGMLGFTKGLAKELAGDGVTVNAVAPGFIGETAFHETFTAPEARERIVSGVPLQRAGTPADVAGAVCYLASDLAAYVTGETIDVNGGVLTR; from the coding sequence ATGACTCTCGACCTCACCGGACGCCGCGCCCTCGTCACCGGCGGCGGCAGCGGCATCGGCCGCGCGGTCGTCGCCGCCCTCGTCGAGGCGGGCGCCGACGTGGCCGTCCACTACGCCCACAGCTCCGAGGGTGCGGCCCAGGCCGTCGCCGACGCCGAGGCGGCCGGACGCCGCGCGGTGGCCATCGGCGCCGACCTGACCGACTCCGCCCAGGCGCAGCGCTGCGTCGAGGAGGCGACGGCGTACCTCGGCGGGCTCGACGTGCTCGTCAACAACGCCGGCCACCTGGTCGGCCGCAGCCCGGTCGAGGAGATGAGCGACGAGTTCTTCCGCCAGGTCATCGACCTCAACATCTCCACCGCCTTCTTCGTCACCCGCGCCGCCACCAAGGCGCTGCGGGCCTCGGGCAGCGGCCGGGTCGTCAACATGGCCTCGCTCGCGGCCGAGAACGGCGGCGGGCCGGGCTCGGTGGCCTACGCCACCGCCAAGGCCGGGATGCTCGGCTTCACCAAGGGCCTGGCCAAGGAGCTCGCCGGCGACGGGGTCACCGTCAACGCCGTGGCGCCCGGCTTCATCGGCGAGACCGCCTTCCACGAGACCTTCACCGCCCCCGAGGCGCGCGAGCGGATCGTGTCGGGCGTGCCGCTGCAGCGGGCCGGCACCCCGGCCGACGTGGCCGGCGCCGTGTGCTACCTGGCCTCCGACCTGGCCGCCTACGTGACCGGCGAGACCATCGACGTCAACGGTGGTGTGCTCACCCGGTGA
- a CDS encoding heparinase II/III domain-containing protein — protein sequence MTAPTADAPTPQRPVVPSGRAGWWHDYVCPTHGTELLHDPDRVEGEPHLCPHGCRLSGAELDGAWRVLSHQACARTLRTSARRYLRTGDAGDRALAVGLVHDYVEVYREVLAAGWSSSSQEWMLRGKLFSQALTESIWGVAVADGVLALATGSAVHGHDAADLQPARDLLTPLGETVHAARRTLVEERGELRNNYTAWLDAAGALCARASLALGDEAADLEQWQEGPHGLHAFLEAAVGDDGWEWEGSTYYHLFVLRACLLGLGGSAPRSLPEPVADRLERMLAVLVGLATEAGVLPVLHDGPYARVPAQQELLEVAVLGRQLVDLPGLDRLEAHARAALTPAGTGLEDDLDGWFDGPPRAAREPRPARSVHWPEAGFLVLRPPSGRWQAVVDAGPHGGSHGHHDKLGLYLYGREEQWQPAPGVPPYASHLRLQHYARTLAHPTVRVDDADQAPCTGRVARWETTERGARASVAADDAYDGVRLERHLEMTERYLLDAVLVRAETPRTLDLGLRPAAGIAVQGGADHWRTTWGSGAQEGSELVALHVASGPSAFRVVPGRGPSDDPARVLPVVDWHAEGDQVWFVSAYQPADDPHGPRSVQVRTTPEGLTVEVGLGDGTTETHRLHPLPPTTPTTPAEDPQ from the coding sequence GTGACTGCCCCGACCGCGGACGCCCCCACCCCGCAGCGCCCCGTCGTCCCGTCGGGGCGCGCCGGGTGGTGGCACGACTACGTCTGCCCCACCCACGGCACCGAGCTGCTCCACGACCCCGACCGGGTCGAGGGGGAGCCGCACCTGTGCCCGCACGGCTGCCGGCTCTCGGGCGCCGAGCTCGACGGCGCCTGGCGGGTGCTGTCCCACCAGGCCTGCGCCCGCACGCTGCGCACCAGCGCGCGCCGCTACCTGCGCACCGGTGACGCCGGCGACCGGGCGCTCGCGGTCGGCCTCGTGCACGACTACGTGGAGGTCTACCGCGAGGTCCTGGCCGCCGGCTGGAGCTCCTCGTCGCAGGAGTGGATGCTGCGCGGCAAGCTCTTCTCGCAGGCCCTGACCGAGTCGATCTGGGGGGTGGCCGTCGCCGACGGCGTGCTGGCCCTGGCGACCGGGTCGGCCGTGCACGGCCACGACGCGGCCGACCTGCAACCCGCGCGCGACCTGCTCACGCCGCTGGGCGAGACCGTGCACGCCGCGCGCCGCACCCTGGTCGAGGAGCGCGGCGAGCTGCGCAACAACTACACCGCCTGGCTCGACGCCGCCGGTGCCCTGTGTGCCCGCGCGAGCCTCGCCCTCGGCGACGAGGCTGCCGACCTCGAGCAGTGGCAGGAGGGCCCGCACGGCCTGCACGCCTTCCTCGAGGCCGCCGTCGGCGACGACGGCTGGGAGTGGGAGGGCTCGACGTACTACCACCTGTTCGTGCTGCGCGCCTGCCTGCTCGGCCTGGGCGGCAGCGCCCCCCGCTCGCTGCCCGAGCCGGTCGCCGACCGGCTCGAGCGGATGCTCGCGGTGCTCGTCGGGCTGGCCACCGAGGCCGGGGTGCTGCCGGTGCTGCACGACGGGCCGTACGCCCGGGTGCCCGCCCAGCAGGAGCTCCTCGAGGTCGCGGTGCTCGGTCGCCAGCTGGTCGACCTGCCCGGTCTCGACCGGCTCGAGGCGCACGCCCGCGCCGCCCTCACCCCGGCCGGCACGGGCCTCGAGGACGATCTCGACGGCTGGTTCGACGGGCCGCCCCGCGCGGCGCGCGAGCCCCGGCCGGCCCGGTCGGTGCACTGGCCCGAGGCCGGCTTCCTGGTGCTGCGCCCGCCCTCGGGCCGCTGGCAGGCCGTCGTCGACGCCGGCCCGCACGGCGGCAGCCACGGCCACCACGACAAGCTCGGGCTCTACCTCTACGGGCGCGAGGAGCAGTGGCAGCCGGCACCCGGCGTGCCGCCGTACGCCAGCCACCTGCGCCTGCAGCACTACGCCCGCACCCTGGCCCACCCCACCGTGCGCGTCGACGACGCCGATCAGGCACCCTGCACCGGTCGGGTGGCCCGCTGGGAGACCACCGAGCGGGGCGCCCGCGCGAGCGTGGCCGCCGACGACGCCTACGACGGCGTACGCCTCGAGCGGCACCTGGAGATGACCGAGCGCTACCTGCTCGACGCCGTCCTGGTGCGCGCCGAGACCCCGCGCACCCTCGACCTCGGCCTGCGACCCGCGGCCGGGATCGCCGTGCAGGGCGGCGCCGACCACTGGCGCACCACCTGGGGCAGCGGCGCCCAGGAGGGCTCCGAGCTCGTCGCCCTGCACGTCGCCTCCGGGCCCTCCGCCTTCCGGGTCGTGCCCGGGCGCGGGCCCTCCGACGACCCCGCCCGGGTGCTGCCCGTCGTCGACTGGCACGCCGAGGGCGACCAGGTCTGGTTCGTCTCGGCCTACCAGCCCGCCGACGACCCGCACGGCCCGCGCTCGGTGCAGGTGCGCACCACGCCCGAGGGCCTCACCGTCGAGGTGGGCCTGGGCGACGGCACCACCGAGACACACCGGCTCCACCCGCTCCCTCCGACCACCCCCACCACACCAGCAGAGGACCCCCAGTGA
- a CDS encoding DUF4962 domain-containing protein: protein MSDPTTTTTRPGPDGGSDDGAGRLLLEGRLDALREEVTTVRRVQFKRLLGECERYRSMELPTEHPSASITYFGPAAANLALAYRLTGQQHFLTELERWLESPLGFPHWGKANMPDHDLDAGWILHGLSLALSWAGDALPEETRERLEAKLLLQGRRLYDFAVESEGGWWSSSYWQNHNWICYAGLATAGYVLAPRHPEAKAWTERAKENFTEVLGLLPEDGSNNEGVVYWRYGVPWIVSYLDVLEAAEGIDLFEGSDYLRHTFYYRLYQAAPDLERIINHGDCHDRRSGHSVSMYYKLASKYRLGHAQWLADRVSERFYWREAYESGVKPGVRPEAYQELLWYDPSVEPEPVDTLPTSRFFADLGLVVGRTSWDDDAVMVSFKASPGGGHKAWESSHRLDRERGWRTLNAGHHQPDAGTFTLLGHDAYLAIDEGYSNRKRHGHQNGILVDGQGFANEDRYHVYEDLAEHHVARITETVLEAGWTCASSETGAMYADELGVRRVDRHLALSPRGTLLVVDHLESETPRTWSWLLHADHPFDVADGTALTEAAPGRLRVSGPAPGDATWSTRPTEVFANPTASTPSLAVQSVQHTLVRETGPTTRAVLVSVLEPLAWHDDTPSSAHVREQDGTVVVGISRGGVVEELAVALEDGADAKAALAGECAAAGTRIAVGTSSLGG, encoded by the coding sequence GTGAGCGACCCGACCACGACCACCACCCGCCCCGGCCCCGACGGCGGCTCCGACGACGGCGCCGGCCGGCTCCTGCTCGAGGGCCGTCTCGACGCGCTGCGCGAGGAGGTCACCACGGTGCGCCGGGTGCAGTTCAAGCGGCTGCTGGGGGAGTGCGAGCGCTACCGCTCGATGGAGCTGCCGACCGAGCACCCGAGCGCGAGCATCACCTACTTCGGCCCGGCCGCGGCCAACCTGGCGCTGGCCTACCGCCTGACCGGCCAGCAGCACTTCCTCACCGAGCTCGAGCGCTGGCTCGAGTCGCCGCTGGGCTTCCCGCACTGGGGCAAGGCCAACATGCCCGACCACGACCTCGACGCCGGGTGGATCCTGCACGGGCTCTCGCTGGCGCTGTCCTGGGCCGGCGACGCGCTGCCCGAGGAGACCCGCGAGCGCCTCGAGGCCAAGCTGCTGCTGCAGGGCCGCCGGCTCTACGACTTCGCGGTCGAGTCGGAGGGCGGCTGGTGGTCCTCGTCGTACTGGCAGAACCACAACTGGATCTGCTACGCCGGGCTGGCCACCGCCGGCTACGTGCTCGCGCCGCGCCACCCCGAGGCCAAGGCCTGGACCGAGCGGGCCAAGGAGAACTTCACCGAGGTGCTCGGGCTGCTGCCCGAGGACGGCTCCAACAACGAGGGCGTCGTCTACTGGCGCTACGGCGTCCCGTGGATCGTCAGCTACCTCGACGTGCTCGAGGCCGCCGAGGGCATCGACCTCTTCGAGGGCAGCGACTACCTGCGCCACACCTTCTACTACCGGCTCTACCAGGCCGCGCCCGACCTCGAGCGCATCATCAACCACGGCGACTGCCACGACCGGCGCAGCGGCCACAGCGTCTCGATGTACTACAAGCTCGCCTCGAAGTACCGCCTCGGGCACGCCCAGTGGCTCGCCGACCGGGTCAGCGAGCGCTTCTACTGGCGCGAGGCCTACGAGAGCGGGGTCAAGCCGGGCGTGCGCCCCGAGGCCTACCAGGAGCTGCTCTGGTACGACCCCAGCGTCGAGCCCGAGCCCGTCGACACCTTGCCGACCAGCCGGTTCTTCGCCGACCTCGGTCTCGTGGTCGGGCGCACCTCGTGGGACGACGACGCGGTGATGGTCTCCTTCAAGGCCTCGCCCGGCGGCGGGCACAAGGCGTGGGAGTCCTCGCACCGGCTCGACCGCGAGCGCGGCTGGCGCACCCTCAACGCCGGGCACCACCAGCCCGACGCCGGCACCTTCACGCTGCTGGGCCACGACGCCTACCTGGCGATCGACGAGGGCTACTCCAACCGCAAGCGCCACGGCCACCAGAACGGCATCCTGGTCGACGGGCAGGGCTTCGCCAACGAGGACCGCTACCACGTCTACGAGGACCTCGCCGAGCACCACGTCGCCCGGATCACCGAGACCGTCCTGGAGGCCGGCTGGACCTGCGCCTCCAGCGAGACCGGCGCCATGTACGCCGACGAGCTCGGCGTGCGCCGGGTCGACCGGCACCTCGCGCTGTCGCCGCGCGGCACCCTGCTGGTCGTCGACCACCTGGAGAGCGAGACCCCGCGCACCTGGTCGTGGCTGCTGCACGCCGACCACCCCTTCGACGTCGCCGACGGCACCGCCCTGACCGAGGCCGCCCCCGGCCGGCTGCGGGTCTCCGGCCCCGCGCCGGGCGACGCGACCTGGTCGACCCGGCCCACCGAGGTCTTCGCCAACCCGACCGCGAGCACCCCGAGCCTGGCGGTGCAGAGCGTGCAGCACACCCTGGTGCGCGAGACCGGGCCCACCACCCGGGCGGTCCTGGTCAGCGTGCTCGAGCCGCTCGCGTGGCACGACGACACGCCCTCCTCCGCCCACGTGCGCGAGCAGGACGGCACAGTGGTGGTCGGGATCAGCCGAGGAGGGGTCGTGGAGGAGCTGGCAGTGGCGCTGGAGGACGGCGCCGACGCGAAGGCCGCGCTGGCCGGGGAGTGCGCCGCCGCGGGCACCCGGATCGCCGTCGGCACGTCGTCGCTGGGCGGGTGA
- a CDS encoding MFS transporter, translating into MTSSDTRPGRTRLEAPLLVLLADTFTMAVGFYMLVPLLAYHLLNNLALTVGVVGVLAAIRGASQQGLMPWSGLLADRLGHRRAIATGVLLRATGFGLFAVVTTVPGLVVASVLAGLGGSLFHPASYAAYTLLSGERNRVQVYSLREILSNLGFVCGPLLGGLLAGFDFQWVAAASAGLFLVAFVITLVGLPRDMHAEGTAPDPAGLLPVLRDRPFLGFCALVAGTWVLVSQLYLAVPVLARDVLPSSVGLGAVYSLAAVVMVVVMLPMTRAADRWLAPRQSLALATLGLAAGLVVMGLWQSAVGLSVGVVVFTLGQVLFSPIMNSEVSRYADPSSVASYFGVHGLALAIGGVVGNLGGGFMYGRLGGTDAAAVPWLVLGGWGLVVCALFLRRSRPVPA; encoded by the coding sequence ATGACCAGCAGCGACACGAGACCGGGCCGCACCCGCCTCGAGGCGCCGCTGCTGGTGCTGCTCGCCGACACCTTCACGATGGCGGTCGGCTTCTACATGCTGGTGCCGCTGCTGGCCTACCACCTGCTCAACAACCTGGCGCTCACCGTGGGCGTGGTCGGGGTGCTGGCCGCGATCCGCGGCGCCAGCCAGCAGGGGCTGATGCCCTGGTCGGGCCTGCTGGCCGACCGGCTGGGGCACCGGCGGGCGATCGCGACGGGCGTGCTGCTGCGCGCCACCGGCTTCGGGCTCTTCGCCGTCGTCACCACGGTGCCGGGGCTGGTCGTGGCCAGCGTCCTCGCCGGGCTCGGCGGCTCGCTGTTCCACCCCGCCAGCTACGCGGCGTACACGCTGCTCTCCGGCGAGCGCAACCGGGTGCAGGTCTACTCGCTGCGCGAGATCCTCAGCAACCTCGGGTTCGTCTGCGGGCCGCTGCTGGGCGGGCTGCTGGCCGGCTTCGACTTCCAGTGGGTCGCCGCGGCGTCGGCCGGGCTGTTCCTGGTCGCCTTCGTCATCACCCTGGTCGGGCTGCCCCGCGACATGCACGCCGAGGGCACCGCGCCCGACCCCGCCGGGCTGTTGCCGGTGCTGCGCGACCGGCCGTTCCTGGGCTTCTGCGCGCTGGTGGCCGGCACCTGGGTGCTGGTCTCCCAGCTCTACCTCGCGGTGCCGGTGCTGGCCCGCGACGTGCTGCCGAGCTCGGTGGGCCTGGGTGCGGTCTACTCGCTGGCGGCGGTGGTGATGGTCGTGGTGATGCTGCCGATGACCCGTGCGGCCGACCGCTGGCTGGCGCCGCGGCAGTCGCTGGCCCTGGCCACGCTCGGGCTCGCCGCGGGCCTGGTGGTGATGGGGCTGTGGCAGAGCGCCGTCGGGCTGTCGGTCGGCGTCGTGGTCTTCACCCTGGGCCAGGTGCTCTTCTCGCCGATCATGAACTCGGAGGTCTCGCGCTACGCCGACCCCTCCTCGGTCGCCTCCTACTTCGGCGTGCACGGCCTGGCGCTGGCGATCGGCGGTGTCGTGGGCAACCTCGGCGGCGGCTTCATGTACGGCCGCCTCGGCGGCACCGACGCCGCCGCGGTGCCGTGGCTGGTGCTCGGGGGCTGGGGCCTGGTGGTCTGCGCGCTGTTCCTGCGGCGCTCGCGCCCCGTGCCCGCCTGA
- a CDS encoding SDR family oxidoreductase — protein sequence MTRRSVLVTGAAAGIGRAVARRFAAEGWLVGAYDVDEPGLASLAAELGDAVVTGHLDVRDADQWRAGLATLTAHTGGTLDVLVNNAGILVAGRFADVPLEAQQREVDVNVTGVVNGCHTAHPYLAATPGAHVVNLASASAIYGQPELATYSATKFAVRGLTEALDLEWAADDITVRALWPLFVQTAMTQGVETASTRSLGVRLTADDVAAEVLAAVRPGRRLSAHRAVGRQAQLMLGSAGVTPSWLLRAVNRRINAG from the coding sequence ATGACACGTCGATCCGTCCTGGTCACCGGCGCCGCCGCCGGCATCGGCCGCGCCGTCGCCCGCCGCTTCGCCGCCGAGGGCTGGCTGGTCGGGGCGTACGACGTCGACGAGCCCGGCCTGGCCTCGCTCGCCGCCGAGCTGGGCGATGCCGTCGTGACCGGCCACCTCGACGTGCGCGACGCCGACCAGTGGCGCGCCGGTCTCGCGACGCTGACCGCGCACACCGGCGGGACCCTCGACGTGCTGGTCAACAACGCCGGCATCCTGGTGGCCGGGCGCTTCGCGGACGTCCCGCTCGAGGCCCAGCAGCGCGAGGTCGACGTCAACGTGACCGGCGTGGTCAACGGCTGCCACACCGCGCACCCCTACCTGGCAGCCACGCCGGGCGCGCACGTGGTCAACCTGGCCTCGGCCTCGGCGATCTACGGCCAGCCCGAGCTGGCGACGTACTCGGCGACCAAGTTCGCGGTGCGCGGGCTGACCGAGGCGCTCGACCTGGAGTGGGCCGCCGACGACATCACCGTGCGCGCGCTGTGGCCGTTATTCGTGCAGACCGCGATGACGCAGGGCGTCGAGACCGCCTCGACCCGCTCGCTGGGCGTCCGGCTCACCGCCGACGACGTGGCCGCGGAGGTGCTCGCCGCGGTCCGCCCCGGTCGGCGGCTCAGCGCGCACCGCGCGGTCGGGCGGCAGGCGCAGCTGATGCTGGGCTCGGCCGGGGTGACGCCGAGCTGGCTGCTGCGGGCGGTCAACCGCCGCATCAACGCGGGCTGA
- a CDS encoding DUF2243 domain-containing protein, translating to MDDAPTTASGTSTGLPSRSFGLVYGLGFGGFVDGIVLHQILQWHHMVSDVDDYPTTTLAGLEANTLADGFFHVATWLLLLLASVLAIRTWQQGRLAPSWSFHFGLVLAGWGVFNLVEGLVNHQLLGVHHVRDDLGAPLSWDLGFLAAGALLVIGGWLLHRRGAARLSPR from the coding sequence ATGGACGACGCACCCACCACAGCGAGCGGCACCTCGACCGGCCTGCCCTCGAGGTCGTTCGGCCTGGTCTACGGCCTCGGGTTCGGCGGCTTCGTGGACGGCATCGTGCTGCACCAGATCCTGCAGTGGCACCACATGGTCAGCGACGTCGACGACTACCCCACCACCACCCTGGCGGGGCTGGAGGCCAACACGCTGGCCGACGGCTTCTTCCACGTCGCCACCTGGTTGCTGCTGCTGCTCGCCTCGGTGCTGGCGATCCGCACCTGGCAGCAGGGGCGCCTCGCGCCGAGCTGGAGCTTCCACTTCGGGCTGGTGCTCGCCGGCTGGGGCGTCTTCAACCTGGTCGAGGGCCTGGTCAACCACCAGCTCCTGGGCGTGCACCACGTGCGCGACGACCTGGGCGCGCCGCTGTCGTGGGACCTGGGCTTCCTGGCCGCCGGGGCGCTCCTGGTGATCGGCGGGTGGCTGCTGCACCGACGCGGCGCCGCGCGGCTCAGCCCGCGTTGA